Genomic segment of Sander vitreus isolate 19-12246 chromosome 17, sanVit1, whole genome shotgun sequence:
CAATTTTTGATAGATGTTGCTGTACAACCGACATTACTCAGTTTGCTTTATAACTCAATGTTAACAAAGACGTTATAATTACTAATGTGGCCACAGTGACTGCTGTTCAGCAAAAGTTAAAAAGACTcactttttggcttgtgacttCTTAAAGCAATTTCATACTGAAACAGTAGAATGAAACATCATTTGATTTATATCAAACTGCGACTTTCAAGTGTCACTGCCAATCAAAcctcacaaagaaaaaaaacgtgtgtgtgtgtgtgtgtgcgcgcgcgcgcgcagaCTACTCGTTTTCATATTTTGTAGCCTAACACACACAGATTGGTAGTAAGAGGGCTGCAACAACTTGGGATGGCCACAAAGAGGGCTAAACAACTTGCAAAGTACTGTGCCATATCTGCTATTATTTGTAACCGCCACAAATGGCGGAGACGTTGCTatttatacccttaagaactgagtattgtgcttATTAAGTGATATTGTGAAGACCTGCTGCATGCCACTGGTCCACGAGTTTGCGTATGTATTGTATGCATCTGTAATATGTGTGTCCCATGGATGTACTAAGATTTTCTTcatgtggacataaataaatggttaaaatgtgtgtgtgtgtgtgtgtgtgtgtgtgtgtgtgtgtgtgtcaccagtGTCTAAAGGGCACACTCAATAATTGACCATATTTATACATGCCATCTATCTGTCTATTTGGTCACTTCTCCAGTGTGAACACATGAATTGGTGAATGAATGGTATAAATTTAACCATAGATTGTTTTCTGTATTGTATTTTTAGAGACCTAAAGAGGTAAAAGCATCTAATAATTCGCTataaaggtaaaaataataataataataatgtaatgttaaaaatgtagcagaactatgttttttttctagttgTTTGCGATCTTAGGACCCCTCGGATTTATCTAGCTATTCCTTCTGGGGATGTCGACCCcgaggttgggaaccactgacaaCTAAATTGTAGGTTGGATGCCTGAAGGCCATATTTTGAAGAATCGAGGTAGATGACTGGAGGACAGGTGTTGTTGATGGGGACGGGGGGTTGCAGTTCTCAGTGTCCGACACTGGGTGCTGCTTGAGAGGGAAGAGCTGCTGTGGTGTAATGGGAGACCGAGGTACGACGTGGAGAGGCAACACGTATGCTTTTTATTatgcaaaaacaatgaaatccaTCGACACCATGAGAACCCATCTGTCAGCTTTCAGTGTAGCATATCGGCCAACTGAGTCACTAATGTGAAGAAGAAGTCGTCATGGACGGGGGGTTGACTGTCACTTTTATATCGGTTGCGATGTTTGTAGGTTGTTTTGCACTTGGATTCATTCCACTGTTGTTCAGACTCTCTGAGGTAAGTGTCTGATTGCAAATCTTCAGCCAGCATCTTTTCCAAACATTCAATATTTAGTCACGATGCCGCAATTGTTTGaatcaaactttattttattctgcagtGTTTATTCTTTATGTGTGCCAGGCTGCATACCTTCGGCTGCATTACAATGACTTACACCGTAGATAATGTTGTTTAAGGAGCTCTTATGAATGAGCAGCAATTGCTTATTATTATGGAAATCTGAGAAATCGCTCGTTATGTCTGTCAAATACATCACTGTGGGGAAGCATCCTACTGATCAGCTGTGAACCATGTGTTGATTCCCAGAAAAGCCTGCAGTTTGTCTCCATCCTGGGAGCAGGACTCCTGTGTGGGACAGCACTGGCCATCACCATCCCAGAAGGAGTGGGCTTACTGGAAGAGTCATGGAGAGGTGAGCAGACGCCTAGTTGCCAACTGATCACACCTAATCCACGCCATCCTCACGCACTGAATGTACACCTGTGTTTGATTGTAACCCTTTGAGATGAGTGATGAAGCGCATGGGGATGAGAGCAGGCTAATTGCTGCTCTGCTTCGTCTTTTATGTGGATTTGATCAAAAGCTCTTCCCGTCCTTCATCTTCTCTCTGCAGCATCCTCATTCTCTGATGTGCCATCCAGTCTGAATGCCAGTGAAAACAATAGAAATGCAACTTCCACAGAGAGAGGCCCTCCACCTCGGTTCTTTATTGGGGTGGCTTTAACTTTCGGGTTCACCTTCATGTTTGTAGTGGATCAGATTGGAAGTTACTTTTCCATGCGTGGCAAGTtggcattttcattttcattcatgtgAAATCTACACACAGCTTTTTATTTATCACCACATGTGTAAATGTCTCATTTCAGGCCGAACAACTCGTTTGCCTAACAGTGTCGGCATCACAGCCACTTTGGGGCTGGTTATTCATGCTGCAGGTATTGATGTAGCATTTCATGTACTGTATCTATTGACTTGTGTTTGCCGAAGGAGGCACAAGATGTCTCAGAGTTCCAGGCCACACAGCACTGGAGTTTTTCATTTCCTCATGTGACTCAGCATGTGATTCCTTCACTGTTTGAGTCTTTTATGTTTTAGATGACCTCGTTTTTTCTGAGTCTATAGGGAGTCCTGGAGGCTTAAgcttcaactttattgtccaaTGTGGGAAAATTGGCATGTAGCGCAGCAAAAACAGACGTATAAAACCAGACTCATCCATTAGTTTGATCTAATGTTGTAGAGAAAATGAACAACTGAAGAAGTCAATATTTGTGACCATTAATAAGACTTTTGTTTGCTTAAAGCTGATGGATTCGCTGTGGGAGCAGCTGTAGCCACGGGACAAGTGACAGTGCAAGTGATAGTATTTTTAGCTGTGATCCTACACAAGGTAAGATTCCCTGACAGAGCATTTCAGTGAAATATACAGTAGTACCAATCACAAACAAGTTGTAATAGAAATGATAAGACCTGACCATCTTACTTATCTCTCAGGCACCTGCAGCTTTTGGTCTGGTCTCCTTTCTGATGCATGCAGGCCTTGAAAAGAAGTACATTCAGGGGCATTTACTGGCCTTTTCAGCTGCAGCACCTGTACTTGCCATCCCCACTTACTTCATATTACATGCTGTAAGAAAGCACACATCAGCCATCTTGTGGCTTATTATACAGTTTCAGCTAGTGGTTCGgtatgatttgatttgatgtgtttgtgtctgcagtcTGGCAGTTCATCTCAGAACCAGCTCAGT
This window contains:
- the LOC144532029 gene encoding zinc transporter ZIP9, whose product is MDGGLTVTFISVAMFVGCFALGFIPLLFRLSEKSLQFVSILGAGLLCGTALAITIPEGVGLLEESWRASSFSDVPSSLNASENNRNATSTERGPPPRFFIGVALTFGFTFMFVVDQIGSYFSMRGRTTRLPNSVGITATLGLVIHAAADGFAVGAAVATGQVTVQVIVFLAVILHKAPAAFGLVSFLMHAGLEKKYIQGHLLAFSAAAPVLAIPTYFILHASGSSSQNQLSATGVGMLFSAGTFLYVATVHVLPEVSSRTGQTPSDLQPHTGAEAHHQRHLGLLESLTLILGVGLPMVLALGLHDD